In Rhinolophus ferrumequinum isolate MPI-CBG mRhiFer1 chromosome 3, mRhiFer1_v1.p, whole genome shotgun sequence, the DNA window TGAAGGTCTCCCAGAATGAACCTCCAGTTGTCATTTGGGGCTTAAAGTTGCCGGGGATGTTTTTTTACCAAACTATAACATCCTGACCTGACTGATACCTCCTCCCTTCTCATGGCATGATTTCCGTGTCTTCAGTGTAAGCACTGGCCCCTGGGGTCAGGAGCCGGGCCAGGGGTCAGGGGTCAGAGCTACCCACGAAGTCCGAGTGCAGGGCACAGACCTGGATGCGGAGCCAGAGCTGCTTGTTGGTCATCTCCAGGCGCCGAGAGTGGTTCTCAAGCTCCCGGGACTTCTGCAGGTCCTTCTGCATCCTCCGGATGTAATCCACAGAGGCCTTGAGAATGGTGCCCTTATTCCAGCGTACGTCCCTGCAGGCCAGCAGAATCAGAAGTGCGTGCTCAGAATGGCTGAGTCTTTGCCATGTGCTCGGGGGGTGGGAGTAAAACCCTGCCTTGGTTTCAGAAGCCAGTGTCACCTGTCCCAACTTTGCCCACAACCCCCAGACCCACCCAACGCCTATCTTTGGAGAAGGCTGATCTCCATATGCACAGAACACGCCCTCCCAGGTGATTTCATTGCCACCACCCACCTCACGAATCTCATGGAACCAAGCAATTCAAAGCAGCCTCCTTCCTCAGGCCTTCCATGTCTGCCACCAAAACCCACCCCTGCACTTGGCTCTCACTACTCTGACCCCTGGACCACCTCTGCACCAGTCCAATGTCCACATCAAACTTTCCCAGCATgactcctcctccaggaagacccCCTGACCCAGCCTCACTTCCAGATATCTGCTCTTCTGTCTAGAATTTCCTGATTTGGGTAAAGGAAGGATCTTCTTTTCCCGAACAGATGATAAGCTCTTAGAAGGTAGTAATCAAGGgattctcttccctcccttccccctggcCACCAGCACAGGGCTGGTTGCTCTGGCCCATACCCAACCCCTATCTTTCCCCCAGAAATCCAGCTCACAGGTCGTTGGCCTTGGGGATCAGCATTCCCAACTCCTTGATGCGGTCGTTGATGTTGAACCTCCGTCTCCTTTCAACTACAGGTAAAAAAATTCCAGAGGGAGCAATTAGAGACATGAGGACCCCAGCAGGGGAGAAGGGCTCAGCCCATGGAGGGGTGCCTTTGACTTTCTGGGAAGTACTGGGTGACCAACGGAATGGGATTTCTACGGTGTGAGAGGGTTGGGACCAGAGCAGACAATCCAGGCAAAGCTGCCTGCGGGAGGACGCCCCCCACTGCCAGAAGTCCCCAGGCTCCGTGCCctaaagaaaacaatctgataAATGCATTCACTCTGAAGAGCTGGGGATTTCATGAATATCTCTTCCCTGGACCCCCTCTCCTACCCCTTCTGGAAGAGGGCAGTCCGAGCTGGCCCTGTCACGCCAAAGGCCTTGGGTAGGGAGAGCTTCCTACGACCTGTGCAGGTCAGAATGGCTTTCCACAGGCCCAGGTGAAAGGGctgaggagaggcagggagaagggcgGAGGCACGGAGGACTCACTTAGGTTGTGATTGTCCTTCTTCTGCCGCTCCTTGGCCAGAGCCCGGCTCTCAGCatctggagggagaggagagagaagctgggagggaggagaggagacatGGGGAGGAGGGGGCCAGGGCACACAGAGGCAGGAAGATAGTACCTGTAAGCTCGCGCTTCTGAGTCAGGTCAGCCGGGCAGGAGCTGCTGGTGACACCCACCAGAGAGGCTGTGACCTGGGGGTCACCACTGTACACATTCAGGTGGCTGCTGGATAGAGGCAGCTGTGGGGTGAGGTAGGGAGAGGGACCCAGTGAGCAGCCCCCTCTCCGTAGGGGGCCTTCCCCAGGTCCCATCGTCCCAGGAACAGCCATTCCCAGGGACACCTGGCAGCAGCTATACTGCCAGGTATACTGGTGTCTCTGGTGCCCCAGTTTCAGCTTTAAGGGGTCTGCAGCCAGTATCAGGGATGTTGGAATTCACCCTGGGCCTCTGAAAGTCTGCCGAGTCCAGAGCTGACTGAGACGCAGGCCCTTAGAGGTTCAGCCTAGAGTCACTGGGACCACCATCAGCCAGAGGCTAGTGTGGGAGAGGATTCACGCCCTAGGCATTAGGCAGTCCAGGGGAGGGTCACCTAATCTATTCCAGAGTTTCTGGAAGGTGTCCTGGAGGGCGTGGAACTTGAGTCCTAGCAGAGATGTGAGGAAGGTCACTGGAGGGAAGGGGGGCAGGGTGTGGCAGAGCATAGAATGGGGGCAGACAGGTGTGGTAGTCACAGCAGCTCAAGCTGCAGGGGCAGAGCGTGACGTGGGCTGGGCAGGAGGTGAGGCTGGATCCTGGAGGGCCGGGGGCAAACATCCTGGGATTTTGTGATGGGCAGCCAGTGGGGGTGTAAGCAGGGGGCTGACAGGAACAGATTTGAGCTCTGGAAAGatctccccagctcctgccacaGAAACACGCAGAGCAAAGCACAGGCCCAGAACCCCACATGGTACACAGAAACCACTAGAGGGACCAGGCacttctgccctccctccttctctctctctctctctctctctctccctcccttcctagcCTTTGATGCCCCTGCTGGCAGTAAGTTTCCATGCCAACTGGCCCTGGCCGGCCCTGCCGAGTCACTGGGCAATGTCACCAGTACAGTGGAGACTGAGGATTGACTTCTTGATTCCCTACTGCAAGAAGTGGGGACTTCCCGTGAGTGGCATGAGCTGGGCCCAGCTCAGGTAAGGGGCAGGAGTGAACAGATGAGGTTCAGAACGTCCAAAAAGGGGGTGGAGATACCTGCAATTCCACCTGCTCAATGTGAATACCTGTCACCCCAATCTCTTGCCTTATGTAATCTTCCCATAATCTTTGGGTAGAaaatatcatccccattttgcagctgagaaaactggggctcagaaTAGTTAAGGGACTTCCCAAGATCATAGCCAAAGCCAGAAGCCATGCCTCTTGATTCCAAGCCTGGCTCCTTCCCACCTGCCACCTCCCCTCTGCccaggaggcccagagagcaTTCATATGGCCAGGAGGCTGCTGGAGGAAGGGGACAAAGCCAGTGCATGTCACTTGCCCCATGGCATGAAGGACACAGGCCTAGGCTTCATAGAAGAGGAGAGCTCCAGATCCCAAAGGAAGTCACCAGTTCTAGGCCTTCCTATGGCCACGCTGTTCCCCTCCAGGACAGCTCTCCACACCTCCCCTCTGCTGAGGCCCAGCACCaagcctcctgcccccacccccacccgtgACGCCTTCTGCGACTGCCTAGCCACATCTCCCTGTTGAAGCCCCATCATACATGCAGGCTGAGGCACATCTCTCCGGATTCATAATtctgctgggccctgggccctcAATCCATGATTTGATAGAGGTGACTCTCGTTTCTACAGCTGAGGTCTCTAGTTCTCTCCAGACGCAGAGCCAGGCCCGACCTCTGCCCACCCCCTCAGACACTCCCACCCCCCCGGCCAGCAGTACCGTATTGGGCATCTGAGATTCCGGATTGATGAAGCCCAGGACATCGTCCAGACACATGATGTTGTCAATGACatcaaactgaaagagaaaagtcCATGTGGGGAGAGCCCACtaggggagggtgggagggggcactGGGACACTCACCTGAAGGCACCTTGGAGCCCACCTCACTCAACCCGCTCATCTGTGGGAGAATGGGCTCCCCCACAGGCCCCAAGACCCAGGCCAGGTCTTTTCCCAAGGAGCCCAGGTGCCCAGGGAGATTGCTTTATATACCTTCTGTCTGGACACAGCTTTCTAGCTATGCTGGCCTTTCCTGTTTGTGCCTCCTGTTTCTCCCTAGCAGAGCTTTCAAAAGTAGGTACAATGTTTCTCCTGTGAGACTGGGGcccagagggcagggctgtgtctcccctcagacggGGGCCCCGAGGGCAGGTCCGTGTCtccccctcagactggggctccccaAGGACAGAGCTGTGTGTCCCCTCAGACTGGCGCTCCCcgtgggcagggctgtgtctcccctcagactggggctccccgaGGACAGGGCTGTGtgtcccctcagactggggctccctgaggatAGAGCTGTGTCTCCCCCTCAGACAGggggctccctgaggacagagctGTGTCTCCCCCTCAGACAGggggctccctgaggacagggctgtgtctcccctcagactggggctccccgagggcagggctgtgtctcccctcagactggggctccccaAGGACAGAGCTGTGTGTCCCCTCAGACTGGCGCTCcccgagggcagggctgtgtctcccctcagactggggctccccgaGGGCAGGGCCGTGtgtcccctcagactggggctccccgagggcagggctgtgtgtcccctcagactggggctccccgaGGACAGCACCGTGTCTCCACCAGTAGACCACGAGTGGCAGGAGCATGGCAGCCACTGGCCAACCCCTGACTCACCTCCCTCTCGGGGTTGGAGCCAATGTGCAGCATGGCCATGGGGCTGTTGGGCGCACTGTTGCCGGCTGAGGAGGACACCACATGTCCAGCCCGCACCCCCGGGGAGGCGGCTGGCAGGGGCTTCGGGGAGCCCTGGGCAGGGCTGATGTGGGCAGCAAACTTGTTCCCATAGGTCTCGGACAGGTACTCCCGCACCTTCTGGTCCCGGGACTGCTGCAGGTGGTATGAGGTGGGGTTCTCCAGGTAGGACTGCACCTGGGAGGGGGAGAAGGCAAGGGCTGTAGGGCGTCCTAGGgccagggcggggcgggggggggggacaggcCCGAGCAGGCCCTACCTTCAGCACCTCCCCAGGCACAGGTGGCGGAGACTGGAAGTGGACGGGGGTGTTGATGGCCGGGGTGGGCGGCCcccccagctgctgctgctgctgctgctgctgctgctgttgctgctgctgctgcatgtAATGCATGACGGCCTGCTGCTGCATGCGCTCCCGCTGCTCCTCCTGCTGCGCCTGCTCCCGCATGAGCTGCATGCGCAGCCCGATGCGTGATGCCATGGCGGCTGCTGGCACTGGCTCCCTATGGACGGGGCAAGGGCAGGTCTGTGAGGCATGTGTCCTCTTTAGAGCACGGTGGGGGGGGTCGCACCCATTGTACAGGagaagacactgaggcccagagaggggatgGGATTTGTCCGAGGTCACTGAGCAAGTGGGTGACAGAGCTGAGACTTGAATCCAAGTTTCCTGGTCCGCAGGCCAGAAGTAGAGACTCCCTCTTTTTCACTCCCTGCGGTTGGTTGGCCCCAAATGCTCAGCGTCAACCTcagtcctttctttctctctggccACATGGTGATCCTGTCAGCTCTGACGTCTCATAGATGCTTGCCTGACACCACGTCGCTCTCACCCACGTGAGCCCAGCCTGCTGCAGACCTTACCTAGCTTCCCGAAGGAGCCTCCTAATGTTCAGGCTCCACCTCTCCCTTTTCTTACCCCACAACATTCTACTCACAACTCAGTCAATTAGAGGGATCCTATTAACACCTAAGTCAGAGCCTGTCCCTCCCTCTGCTCAGAACACTCCAAGGCTCCCACTTGGCTCAGAGTAAACACCGAGTCCTTACCAGAAAAGGGCCTCTAGGATCTGCGCCCACCTTGTGGACCCTTCGGACCCCGCCCCTTACTACTCTCCCCTGTTGCACCCGATCCCTCAAACACAGCGGGCATGCTCCCaccgcagggcctttgcactggctcttccctctgcctggg includes these proteins:
- the TFEB gene encoding transcription factor EB isoform X2 — translated: MASRIGLRMQLMREQAQQEEQRERMQQQAVMHYMQQQQQQQQQQQQQQQLGGPPTPAINTPVHFQSPPPVPGEVLKVQSYLENPTSYHLQQSRDQKVREYLSETYGNKFAAHISPAQGSPKPLPAASPGVRAGHVVSSSAGNSAPNSPMAMLHIGSNPEREFDVIDNIMCLDDVLGFINPESQMPNTLPLSSSHLNVYSGDPQVTASLVGVTSSSCPADLTQKRELTDAESRALAKERQKKDNHNLIERRRRFNINDRIKELGMLIPKANDLDVRWNKGTILKASVDYIRRMQKDLQKSRELENHSRRLEMTNKQLWLRIQELEMQARVHGLPTSSPSGMNMAELAQQVVKQELPGSEEGPGEALLLGAEVPDPESLPALPPQALPPPPAQPPQPPSPFHHLDFSHNLSFGGGGDEGPPSYPEALGPEHGSLFPNLSKKDLDLMLLDNSLLPLASDPLFSTMSPEASKASSRRSSFSMEEGDVL
- the TFEB gene encoding transcription factor EB isoform X1, which encodes MEREPVPAAAMASRIGLRMQLMREQAQQEEQRERMQQQAVMHYMQQQQQQQQQQQQQQQLGGPPTPAINTPVHFQSPPPVPGEVLKVQSYLENPTSYHLQQSRDQKVREYLSETYGNKFAAHISPAQGSPKPLPAASPGVRAGHVVSSSAGNSAPNSPMAMLHIGSNPEREFDVIDNIMCLDDVLGFINPESQMPNTLPLSSSHLNVYSGDPQVTASLVGVTSSSCPADLTQKRELTDAESRALAKERQKKDNHNLIERRRRFNINDRIKELGMLIPKANDLDVRWNKGTILKASVDYIRRMQKDLQKSRELENHSRRLEMTNKQLWLRIQELEMQARVHGLPTSSPSGMNMAELAQQVVKQELPGSEEGPGEALLLGAEVPDPESLPALPPQALPPPPAQPPQPPSPFHHLDFSHNLSFGGGGDEGPPSYPEALGPEHGSLFPNLSKKDLDLMLLDNSLLPLASDPLFSTMSPEASKASSRRSSFSMEEGDVL